Proteins found in one Seonamhaeicola sp. S2-3 genomic segment:
- a CDS encoding dimethylarginine dimethylaminohydrolase family protein, with the protein MKLNIQNETSRLRAVVLGTAKSCGPTPKVEDCYDPKSIQHVLAGTYPKEADMILEMEAVAEVLKKYDVTVYRPDVLKNCNQIFSRDIAFVVEDKIIKANILPDRDKEIEAIRYVWNKIEGENRIILPDECHVEGGDVMPWNDYIFIGTYTGADYPDIITARTNIQAVHAIKDLFPNKKIKAFELRKSNTNPKENALHLDCCFQPIGKDKAIIHKNGFLVESEYNWLVNFFGKENIFEITKYEMYQMYSNIFSISEDVIISEKNFTRLNNWLRKQGFTVEEVPYHEIGKQEGLLRCTTLPLIRD; encoded by the coding sequence ATGAAGTTAAATATTCAAAATGAAACCTCAAGGTTAAGAGCAGTTGTTTTAGGAACGGCAAAAAGCTGCGGACCAACACCTAAAGTTGAAGATTGCTACGACCCTAAAAGCATTCAGCATGTATTAGCGGGCACTTATCCTAAAGAAGCTGATATGATTTTAGAAATGGAAGCTGTTGCAGAAGTTCTAAAAAAATATGATGTTACAGTTTACAGACCAGATGTGTTAAAAAATTGTAACCAAATTTTTTCTAGAGACATTGCTTTTGTTGTTGAAGATAAAATCATTAAAGCCAATATATTACCTGATAGAGATAAAGAGATAGAAGCTATAAGATATGTTTGGAATAAAATAGAAGGTGAAAATAGAATTATTTTACCAGATGAGTGTCATGTTGAAGGAGGCGATGTTATGCCATGGAATGACTACATTTTTATAGGCACTTATACAGGAGCAGACTATCCAGATATCATTACCGCAAGAACAAATATACAAGCCGTACATGCTATTAAAGATTTGTTTCCAAATAAAAAAATAAAAGCTTTTGAACTAAGAAAATCTAATACAAACCCTAAAGAAAATGCATTGCATTTAGATTGTTGTTTTCAACCAATAGGGAAGGATAAAGCTATTATTCACAAAAACGGATTTTTAGTTGAAAGCGAATACAATTGGCTTGTTAATTTCTTTGGAAAAGAAAATATATTTGAAATAACTAAATATGAAATGTACCAAATGTATAGCAATATATTTTCAATTTCAGAAGATGTTATTATTTCAGAAAAAAACTTTACTCGGTTAAATAATTGGTTGCGTAAACAAGGCTTTACTGTTGAAGAAGTTCCTTATCATGAAATAGGAAAACAAGAAGGGCTCTTGCGTTGTACCACATTACCCTTAATTAGAGATTAA
- the carA gene encoding glutamine-hydrolyzing carbamoyl-phosphate synthase small subunit translates to MKYQKKQDAIILLADGTIFYGKAVGNKQGTAFGEVCFNTGMTGYQEIFTDPSYFGQLMVATNAHIGNYGTNEDEVESDSIKIAGLIVKNFSYDYSRDSADSSLEKFLEKNNLLAISDVDTRALVSYIRDHGAMNAVISTDIDNVEGLKKQLAETPSMEGLELASKVSTKEPYYYGDENATYKVAALDLGIKKNILRNIASRDCYIKVFPYNSKFEDLEAFNPDGYFLSNGPGDPEPLVDAQNIAKEIIKRDLPLFGICLGHQVIAIANGVSTYKMYNGHRGINHPVKNLKTGKGEITSQNHGFAVNREETEANAELEVTHVHLNDDTVAGLAMKNKNVFSVQYHPEASPGPHDSSYLFDQFIENIKQK, encoded by the coding sequence ATGAAATATCAAAAAAAGCAAGACGCCATCATTCTTTTAGCAGATGGGACTATTTTTTACGGTAAAGCGGTAGGGAATAAACAAGGAACCGCCTTTGGAGAGGTGTGTTTCAATACAGGAATGACGGGTTACCAAGAAATTTTTACAGACCCATCATATTTTGGGCAATTAATGGTGGCTACCAATGCACATATTGGTAATTATGGAACTAATGAAGATGAAGTTGAATCAGATTCAATAAAAATAGCGGGGTTAATAGTTAAAAACTTCAGTTATGATTATTCTAGAGACTCAGCAGATAGTTCATTAGAAAAATTTTTAGAAAAAAATAATCTTTTAGCTATTTCTGATGTTGATACTAGAGCTTTGGTTAGTTATATAAGAGACCATGGTGCTATGAATGCTGTAATTAGTACAGATATTGATAATGTTGAAGGCTTAAAAAAGCAATTAGCAGAAACACCTAGTATGGAAGGTTTAGAGTTGGCTTCAAAAGTATCAACAAAAGAACCTTATTACTATGGAGATGAAAATGCAACTTACAAAGTTGCAGCATTAGATTTAGGAATAAAGAAAAATATCTTAAGAAATATAGCTAGTAGAGATTGCTATATAAAAGTTTTTCCATACAACTCTAAGTTTGAAGATTTAGAAGCATTTAATCCAGACGGATACTTCTTATCTAATGGTCCTGGAGATCCAGAACCATTGGTAGATGCTCAAAATATAGCAAAAGAAATTATTAAAAGAGATTTACCTTTATTTGGTATTTGTTTAGGACATCAAGTTATAGCAATAGCTAATGGGGTTTCAACTTATAAAATGTATAATGGACACAGAGGAATTAATCATCCGGTAAAAAACCTTAAAACAGGAAAAGGAGAGATCACATCTCAAAACCATGGTTTTGCTGTTAATAGGGAAGAGACGGAAGCTAATGCTGAATTAGAAGTTACTCATGTTCACCTTAATGATGATACAGTAGCAGGATTAGCAATGAAAAACAAAAATGTGTTTTCGGTTCAATATCATCCAGAAGCAAGTCCAGGACCACATGATTCGTCTTATCTATTTGATCAATTTATAGAAAATATTAAACAAAAATAA
- the ctlX gene encoding citrulline utilization hydrolase CtlX, whose amino-acid sequence MKQTTNTILMIRPVSFRMNEQTAVNNYYQKDINNVLPNSVNQKAQQEFDAYVEKLKSFGVNVIVVSDTDDFDTPDSIFPNNWISFHEDGTVAIYPMFAENRRHERREDILNVLEDNGFLIEHIVDYTSAEEEDIFLEGTGSIILDRVNRKAYCALSPRADEDLFIEFCEDFEYTPIVFTANQTVKGERKAIYHTNVMMCIAETFAVICLDAIDDKKERKNVVKHLKETNKDIIAITENQVNSFAGNMLQVQGANNKLYLVMSQAAYNCLTPHQITQIEKHCPIISSSLDTIETCGGGSARCMMAEVFLPKQSLN is encoded by the coding sequence ATGAAACAAACAACTAATACTATTTTAATGATTCGTCCGGTTAGTTTTAGGATGAATGAGCAAACAGCAGTAAATAACTACTACCAAAAAGATATTAATAATGTATTACCAAACTCAGTAAATCAAAAAGCACAACAAGAATTTGATGCTTATGTTGAAAAACTTAAATCTTTTGGCGTTAATGTTATAGTAGTTTCAGATACTGATGATTTTGATACACCAGATTCTATATTTCCAAATAATTGGATTTCTTTTCATGAAGATGGTACGGTTGCCATATACCCTATGTTTGCAGAAAATAGAAGACATGAACGTAGAGAAGATATTTTAAATGTATTAGAAGATAATGGTTTTTTAATAGAGCACATAGTAGATTACACATCTGCCGAAGAAGAAGATATTTTTCTTGAAGGAACAGGAAGTATTATTTTAGATAGAGTAAATAGAAAAGCCTATTGTGCATTGTCTCCAAGAGCAGATGAAGATTTATTTATTGAATTCTGTGAAGATTTTGAATATACTCCTATTGTATTTACTGCTAACCAAACAGTAAAAGGAGAGCGAAAAGCAATTTATCATACCAATGTTATGATGTGCATAGCAGAAACCTTTGCAGTAATTTGTTTAGATGCTATTGATGATAAAAAAGAACGGAAAAATGTTGTAAAGCATTTAAAAGAAACCAATAAAGATATTATAGCAATAACAGAAAATCAAGTAAACAGTTTTGCTGGAAATATGTTGCAGGTACAAGGAGCAAATAATAAGTTGTATTTAGTAATGAGTCAAGCTGCATATAATTGCTTAACACCCCATCAAATAACGCAAATAGAAAAACATTGTCCAATTATTTCAAGTTCTTTAGATACTATTGAAACTTGTGGCGGTGGTAGTGCTAGATGTATGATGGCTGAGGTGTTTTTACCTAAGCAGAGTTTAAATTAG
- a CDS encoding citrate synthase, with product MANTATIEIDGKKYEFPLVEGTEKEVAIDIKSLRAATNGIITLDSGYKNTGSCESAITFLDGEKGILRYRGYSIEELAEKADFLEVAYLLIFGELPTKDQLEKFHSDIKKNSIVDEDVHKILDAFPKAAHPMGVLSSLTSALTAFNPSSVNVESEEEMYNAIVKIMGKMPVLVAWTMRKKQGLPLDYGDDSLGYVENILKMMFSKPNHKFENNKIYVDALDKLLILHADHEQNCSTSTVRIAGSSRAGLFVSLASGISALWGPLHGGANQAVLEMLEAIKADGGDTKKYMAKAKDKNDPFRLMGFGHRVYKNFDPRARIIKKAADEVLSDLGVVDPVLEVAKGLEKEALEDQYFIDRKLYPNVDFYSGIIYRAMGIPVEMFTVMFALGRLPGWIAQWREMRLRKEPIGRPRQLYIGETERSFVPIEKR from the coding sequence ATGGCAAATACTGCAACCATTGAAATTGATGGAAAAAAATATGAATTTCCTTTAGTTGAAGGAACGGAAAAAGAAGTTGCAATAGATATTAAAAGCCTTAGAGCAGCTACTAATGGTATAATAACCTTAGATTCTGGATATAAAAATACAGGGTCTTGTGAAAGTGCTATTACGTTTTTAGATGGTGAAAAAGGAATTTTAAGATACCGAGGATATTCTATTGAAGAATTAGCTGAAAAAGCAGACTTTTTAGAAGTAGCTTATCTGTTAATTTTTGGAGAATTGCCAACAAAAGATCAGCTTGAGAAATTTCATAGTGACATAAAAAAGAACTCTATAGTAGATGAGGATGTGCATAAAATTTTAGATGCTTTTCCAAAAGCCGCACACCCAATGGGGGTTTTATCATCTTTAACTAGTGCTTTAACAGCGTTTAATCCTTCTTCTGTAAATGTAGAATCAGAAGAAGAGATGTATAATGCCATCGTAAAAATTATGGGGAAAATGCCTGTATTAGTAGCATGGACTATGCGAAAAAAACAAGGCTTACCTTTAGATTATGGAGATGATAGTTTAGGCTATGTAGAAAATATCTTAAAAATGATGTTTTCTAAACCAAACCATAAATTTGAAAACAACAAAATTTATGTAGATGCTTTAGATAAATTATTAATTCTACATGCAGATCATGAACAAAACTGTTCTACTTCAACAGTAAGAATCGCTGGTTCGTCACGCGCAGGATTGTTTGTTTCTTTAGCTTCAGGAATCTCTGCCTTGTGGGGGCCACTTCATGGTGGAGCCAACCAAGCAGTACTTGAAATGCTAGAAGCTATAAAAGCTGATGGAGGTGATACAAAAAAATACATGGCTAAGGCCAAAGATAAAAATGACCCATTCCGTTTAATGGGATTTGGTCATAGAGTTTATAAAAATTTCGATCCTCGTGCCCGAATCATAAAGAAAGCAGCAGATGAGGTTTTATCAGATTTAGGTGTTGTAGACCCTGTTTTAGAAGTAGCTAAAGGATTAGAAAAAGAAGCTTTAGAAGATCAGTATTTTATTGATAGAAAATTATACCCAAATGTAGATTTCTATTCTGGAATTATATACAGAGCCATGGGAATTCCTGTAGAAATGTTCACCGTAATGTTCGCTTTAGGGCGTTTACCAGGATGGATTGCACAATGGAGAGAAATGCGTTTACGTAAAGAGCCAATTGGAAGACCAAGACAACTTTATATTGGTGAAACTGAAAGAAGTTTTGTGCCAATAGAAAAGAGATAA
- the ykgO gene encoding type B 50S ribosomal protein L36 produces MKVRASVKKRSADCKIVRRKGRLYVINKKNPRFKQRQG; encoded by the coding sequence ATGAAAGTAAGAGCATCAGTTAAAAAAAGAAGCGCAGATTGTAAAATTGTGCGTAGAAAAGGTAGACTTTACGTTATAAACAAAAAGAATCCTAGATTTAAACAAAGACAAGGTTAA
- the infA gene encoding translation initiation factor IF-1 → MAKQAAIEQDGTIIEALSNAMFRVELENGHIVTAHISGKMRMHYIKLLPGDKVKLEMSPYDLTKARITYRY, encoded by the coding sequence ATGGCAAAACAAGCAGCAATAGAACAAGACGGAACCATTATAGAGGCATTATCAAATGCTATGTTTCGTGTTGAATTAGAAAACGGTCACATTGTGACTGCTCATATTTCTGGTAAAATGCGTATGCATTACATTAAGCTATTACCAGGAGATAAAGTGAAATTAGAAATGAGCCCTTACGATTTAACTAAGGCTCGAATAACTTATAGATACTAA
- the rpsM gene encoding 30S ribosomal protein S13, with product MARIAGVDIPKQKRGVIALTYIYGVGKSRAQEILATAKVDENIKVQDWSDDQISSIREAVSAYTIEGELRSETQMNIKRLMDIGCYRGIRHRAGLPLRGQRTKNNSRTRKGRRKTVANKKKA from the coding sequence ATGGCAAGAATTGCAGGTGTAGATATACCAAAACAAAAAAGAGGAGTAATTGCTTTAACATATATCTACGGAGTAGGTAAAAGTAGAGCACAAGAAATTTTAGCAACTGCTAAGGTTGATGAAAATATCAAAGTTCAAGATTGGAGCGATGATCAAATAAGTAGCATTCGTGAGGCTGTTTCAGCTTACACAATAGAGGGGGAATTACGTTCTGAAACTCAAATGAACATTAAACGTTTAATGGACATAGGATGTTATAGAGGTATTCGTCATAGAGCAGGACTTCCTTTAAGAGGTCAACGCACAAAAAACAACTCTAGAACTAGAAAAGGTAGAAGAAAAACAGTTGCTAATAAGAAAAAAGCATAA
- a CDS encoding DNA-directed RNA polymerase subunit alpha, with protein MAVFNFQKPDKVIMIDSTDFEGKFEFRPLEPGYGLTVGNALRRVLLSSLEGFAITSVRIEGVDHEFSAIEGVVEDVTEIILNLKQVRFKRQIDDIDNESVSISISGQERITAGDFQKFISGFQVLNTELVICNLDPKVNLNFEITIEKGRGYVPAEENKKAAAPVGTIFTDSVYTPIKNVKYSIENYRVEQKTDYEKLVFEIITDGSITPQDALTEAAKTLIHHFMLFSDERITLEADEIAQTETYDEESLHMRQLLKTKLIDMDLSVRALNCLKAAEVDTLGDLVSFNKNDLMKFRNFGKKSLTELEELVSVKGLSFGMDLSKYKLDKD; from the coding sequence ATGGCAGTATTTAATTTCCAAAAGCCCGACAAAGTAATCATGATTGATTCTACTGATTTCGAAGGTAAATTCGAATTCAGACCTTTAGAACCTGGTTACGGATTAACAGTTGGTAATGCATTAAGAAGAGTATTACTTTCATCATTAGAAGGTTTTGCAATAACTTCAGTAAGAATTGAGGGTGTAGACCATGAATTTTCTGCAATAGAGGGTGTGGTTGAAGATGTTACAGAAATTATTCTAAATTTAAAACAAGTTCGTTTTAAAAGACAAATAGATGATATTGACAATGAATCTGTTTCAATTTCAATTTCTGGTCAAGAAAGAATTACAGCAGGTGATTTTCAGAAGTTTATATCAGGATTTCAAGTGTTAAATACAGAGTTAGTTATTTGTAACTTAGATCCTAAAGTAAATCTTAATTTTGAAATTACTATAGAAAAAGGTAGAGGTTATGTGCCTGCAGAAGAAAATAAAAAAGCTGCTGCTCCAGTAGGAACTATCTTTACAGATTCTGTTTATACACCAATAAAAAATGTTAAATATAGCATTGAAAATTACCGTGTAGAACAAAAAACTGATTATGAAAAATTAGTTTTTGAAATCATTACCGATGGTTCTATTACACCTCAAGATGCTTTAACAGAAGCTGCTAAAACGTTAATACACCACTTTATGTTATTCTCTGATGAGAGAATTACGCTTGAAGCAGATGAGATTGCACAAACTGAAACATATGATGAAGAATCATTACATATGCGCCAGTTGCTTAAAACCAAGTTAATAGATATGGACTTATCTGTGCGTGCACTTAATTGTTTAAAAGCAGCAGAAGTAGATACTTTAGGAGATTTAGTGTCATTCAATAAAAACGATTTAATGAAATTTAGAAACTTTGGTAAAAAGTCTTTAACAGAGCTAGAAGAGCTTGTAAGTGTTAAAGGTTTAAGTTTCGGAATGGATTTAAGTAAATATAAATTAGATAAAGATTAA
- the rpsK gene encoding 30S ribosomal protein S11 codes for MAKTSSKKRKVVIDAIGEAHITASFNNIIISLTNKKGDVISWSSAGKMGFRGSKKNTPYAAQLAAEDAAAVAQEAGLKKVKVYVKGPGNGRESAIRSIHNAGIEVTEIIDVTPLPHNGCRPPKRRRV; via the coding sequence ATGGCAAAGACAAGTAGTAAAAAACGTAAAGTTGTTATTGACGCAATTGGTGAAGCACATATTACAGCTTCTTTCAATAATATCATTATATCTCTTACCAACAAAAAAGGCGATGTTATCTCATGGTCATCTGCTGGTAAGATGGGATTTAGAGGATCTAAGAAAAACACCCCTTACGCTGCTCAATTAGCTGCTGAAGATGCTGCTGCTGTAGCTCAAGAAGCAGGATTGAAAAAAGTAAAAGTATATGTAAAAGGTCCTGGTAACGGTAGAGAATCTGCTATTAGATCTATACATAATGCAGGTATTGAAGTAACAGAAATTATTGATGTTACTCCATTACCACATAACGGATGTAGACCTCCAAAAAGAAGAAGAGTATAA
- the rpsD gene encoding 30S ribosomal protein S4, protein MARYTGPKTKIARKFGEAIFGEDKSFEKRNYPPGQHGNNRRRGKKSEYAIQLAEKQKAKYTYGILERQFRGLFKKARAAQGITGEVLLQLCESRLDNVVFRMGIAPSRSAARQLVSHRHITVNGKLVNIPSYQLKAGDVVAVREKSKSLEVIQNSLANSSHVYEWITWNNDTKEGTYVSVPARIQIPENINEQFIVELYSK, encoded by the coding sequence ATGGCAAGATATACTGGTCCTAAAACTAAAATAGCTCGTAAATTTGGAGAAGCTATTTTTGGAGAAGATAAATCTTTTGAAAAAAGAAATTATCCTCCAGGTCAACACGGAAACAACAGAAGACGTGGGAAAAAATCTGAATACGCTATTCAATTAGCAGAAAAGCAAAAAGCTAAATATACTTATGGTATTTTAGAGCGTCAATTCAGAGGATTATTTAAAAAAGCAAGAGCAGCACAAGGAATTACTGGTGAGGTATTATTACAACTTTGTGAATCTAGATTAGATAATGTAGTATTTCGTATGGGAATTGCTCCATCTAGAAGTGCTGCAAGACAATTAGTATCTCACAGACACATCACCGTAAATGGTAAATTAGTAAATATACCATCTTACCAATTAAAAGCAGGAGATGTTGTTGCTGTAAGAGAAAAATCAAAATCTTTAGAAGTTATTCAAAATTCGCTAGCAAATTCTTCTCATGTTTATGAGTGGATTACTTGGAATAATGATACAAAAGAAGGTACTTACGTTTCTGTACCTGCTAGAATTCAAATTCCAGAAAATATTAACGAGCAATTCATCGTCGAATTATACTCTAAATAA
- the eno gene encoding phosphopyruvate hydratase: MSSIINIHARQILDSRGNPTVEVDVITENNVLGRAAVPSGASTGEHEAVELRDGGDTYMGKGVLKAVENVNTIIAEKLLGVSVFEQNLIDQIMIDLDGTPNKSKLGANAILGVSLAAAKAAAAELGLPLYRYVGGVSANTLPVPMMNIINGGSHSDAPIAFQEFMIMPVKAKTFTHAMQMGTEIFHHLKKVLHDRNLSTAVGDEGGFAPTLDGTEDAIETIGKAVENAGYKFGDEVKIALDCASAEFYKDGKYDYTLFEGDKGVVRTSEEQAAYLAELCEKYPIISIEDGMDENDWDGWKSLTEKVGDKVQLVGDDLYVTNVERLSRGIENGIANSILIKVNQIGSLTETIAAVNMAKNAGYTSVMSHRSGETEDNTIADLAVALNCGQIKTGSASRSDRMAKYNQLLRIEEELGDVAYFPQEKAFKVS, encoded by the coding sequence ATGAGTTCAATAATAAATATTCATGCTAGACAAATTCTAGATTCTAGAGGAAACCCAACAGTAGAGGTAGATGTTATAACAGAGAACAATGTTTTAGGTAGAGCTGCAGTACCATCTGGTGCTTCTACAGGAGAACATGAAGCAGTTGAGTTAAGAGACGGAGGAGATACTTACATGGGTAAGGGTGTTTTAAAAGCTGTTGAAAACGTAAACACTATTATAGCCGAAAAGCTTTTAGGTGTTTCTGTTTTTGAACAAAATTTAATCGATCAAATTATGATTGATTTAGATGGTACACCTAATAAATCTAAATTAGGAGCCAACGCTATTTTAGGAGTATCTTTAGCTGCTGCTAAAGCCGCTGCTGCAGAATTAGGATTACCTCTATATCGTTATGTTGGTGGGGTGTCTGCAAATACACTACCTGTTCCTATGATGAATATTATTAATGGAGGTTCTCATAGTGATGCACCAATTGCATTCCAAGAGTTTATGATTATGCCTGTAAAAGCAAAAACTTTTACACATGCAATGCAAATGGGTACAGAGATATTCCATCATTTAAAGAAAGTGCTACACGATAGAAATTTAAGTACAGCAGTAGGAGATGAAGGTGGTTTTGCACCAACTTTAGATGGAACTGAAGATGCCATTGAAACTATTGGTAAAGCAGTTGAAAACGCAGGATACAAATTTGGTGATGAAGTAAAAATAGCTTTAGATTGTGCTTCAGCTGAATTCTATAAAGACGGTAAGTATGATTATACTTTGTTTGAAGGAGATAAAGGTGTGGTAAGAACGTCTGAAGAGCAAGCAGCTTATTTAGCAGAGTTATGTGAAAAATACCCAATTATTTCTATTGAAGATGGAATGGATGAAAACGATTGGGATGGATGGAAATCATTAACAGAAAAAGTAGGTGATAAAGTTCAGTTAGTAGGTGATGATTTATATGTAACCAACGTAGAGCGCTTATCTAGAGGTATTGAAAATGGAATTGCAAACTCTATCTTAATTAAAGTAAACCAAATAGGTTCTTTAACAGAGACTATTGCAGCTGTAAATATGGCTAAAAATGCAGGATATACTTCAGTAATGTCTCACCGTTCTGGTGAAACTGAAGATAATACTATTGCAGATTTAGCGGTAGCTTTAAACTGTGGGCAAATAAAAACAGGTTCTGCTTCACGTTCAGATCGTATGGCAAAATACAATCAATTATTACGTATTGAAGAAGAACTAGGTGATGTTGCGTATTTTCCTCAAGAAAAAGCTTTCAAAGTAAGCTAA
- the rplQ gene encoding 50S ribosomal protein L17, producing the protein MRHGKKFNHLGRQTAHRKAMLANMACSLIEHKRINTTVAKAKALKQFVEPLVTKSKVDTTHNRRLVFSKLRQKEAVTELFRDVAVKVGDRPGGYTRIIKLGNRLGDNADMAMIELVDYNEIYNAGKPKKKTTRRSRRGKSTTVPTPPVENKNTSTNEEEE; encoded by the coding sequence ATGAGACACGGAAAAAAATTCAACCATTTAGGTAGACAGACAGCTCACAGAAAGGCAATGTTAGCAAATATGGCTTGTTCTTTAATAGAGCACAAGCGTATTAATACAACTGTTGCAAAAGCAAAAGCTTTAAAACAATTTGTAGAGCCTTTAGTAACTAAATCTAAGGTAGATACAACACATAACAGACGTCTTGTTTTTAGTAAATTAAGACAAAAAGAAGCTGTTACAGAGTTGTTCAGAGATGTAGCTGTTAAAGTTGGTGATAGACCAGGTGGTTACACAAGAATCATTAAGTTAGGAAATAGGCTAGGTGATAACGCTGATATGGCAATGATAGAGCTAGTAGATTATAATGAAATCTATAATGCTGGTAAACCTAAAAAGAAAACTACAAGAAGAAGTAGAAGAGGTAAGTCAACAACTGTTCCTACTCCACCTGTAGAAAATAAGAATACTTCAACTAACGAAGAGGAAGAATAA